In one window of Nakamurella alba DNA:
- a CDS encoding ABC transporter substrate-binding protein, which yields MHRRSLSLIGVAALTASLLAGCGSSDSGSGSGGNTVRIGQLAELTGGAASFGLPQANGIQLAVDEINAAGGFDVGGTKHTIELDTQDNKSDATAGVTALQKIRSDGAKYLVGTGSSAVLGAYLPIVKDDQNFISLVVGAALVGATDNVSIYRPRVTLTQYTAATLQYLQEKKLTKLALLSDSQHAGYVAETPTYLAGLEAAGIEVLAQESYKLGDTDFAAQLTAMLRTDPEVLSLRGYAPDTARIVKQARELGYDGPIVTNAGLSKTEVTDAQAGDSMTDVVDIVAPTSLDLVQNDTYKAAAEAFNTAYEAKFKEEPGFTSASAYSGVKILVAAMQKAGTVTDVPKVREALDALTPADVTGLVDSVKPNAEGKIFTNHQAAYEMVVRAYDPADQNFHAVSFVAGT from the coding sequence ATGCACCGCCGCTCCCTCTCCCTGATCGGGGTCGCCGCCCTGACGGCCTCATTGCTCGCCGGCTGCGGGTCCTCCGACTCCGGCTCGGGCTCCGGCGGGAACACCGTCCGGATCGGTCAGCTCGCCGAGTTGACCGGTGGGGCAGCCTCGTTCGGTCTGCCGCAGGCCAACGGCATCCAGCTCGCGGTCGACGAGATCAACGCCGCGGGCGGCTTCGACGTGGGCGGCACCAAGCACACGATCGAGCTGGACACCCAGGACAACAAGTCCGATGCCACGGCCGGTGTCACCGCACTGCAGAAGATCCGCAGCGACGGGGCGAAGTACCTGGTCGGGACCGGGTCCAGCGCGGTCCTGGGCGCCTACCTGCCGATCGTCAAGGACGACCAGAACTTCATCTCGCTGGTGGTCGGAGCCGCGCTCGTCGGGGCGACCGACAACGTGTCGATCTACCGCCCGCGGGTCACCCTGACCCAGTACACGGCCGCCACCCTGCAGTACCTGCAGGAGAAGAAACTCACGAAGCTGGCGCTGCTCAGCGACTCCCAGCACGCCGGCTACGTCGCCGAGACCCCCACCTATCTGGCGGGTCTGGAAGCCGCCGGCATCGAGGTGCTGGCCCAGGAGAGCTACAAGCTCGGCGACACCGACTTCGCCGCCCAGCTCACTGCGATGCTGCGCACCGATCCGGAGGTGCTGAGCCTGCGCGGGTACGCGCCGGACACCGCCCGGATCGTCAAGCAGGCCAGGGAACTCGGCTACGACGGACCGATCGTCACCAACGCCGGCCTGTCGAAGACCGAGGTGACCGACGCCCAGGCCGGCGACTCGATGACCGACGTCGTCGACATCGTGGCCCCCACCTCGCTGGACCTGGTGCAGAACGACACCTACAAGGCGGCCGCCGAGGCGTTCAACACCGCCTACGAGGCGAAGTTCAAGGAGGAGCCGGGCTTCACCTCGGCCAGCGCCTACAGCGGGGTCAAGATCCTCGTCGCCGCGATGCAGAAGGCCGGCACCGTCACGGATGTGCCGAAGGTGCGCGAGGCGCTGGACGCTCTCACCCCGGCGGACGTGACCGGGCTGGTCGACTCGGTGAAGCCGAACGCCGAGGGCAAGATCTTCACCAACCATCAGGCCGCGTACGAGATGGTCGTCCGTGCCTACGATCCCGCCGACCAGAACTTCCACGCGGTGAGCTTCGTCGCCGGCACCTGA
- a CDS encoding branched-chain amino acid ABC transporter permease, which translates to MTETRTRPGTSAPARPRPGLPRRLLLLVPWILLVVVGVGLSTGNAYLVTVGIVTSIWSILALGLNLLMGYTGLINLGLGAFYALGAYGAAIATIRWGWPPWLALIVMPIAGALLGALLGPALLRTRGLHFAVATLGLGIIVSDVTENWVGVTGGPLGIAGIERPAGFSLGGFRFDPTQDSQFLLMMVVLLVLVALGALAFHRSSVARVLIAARDDEMLAASLGFRALGYRVLAFAASAGVAAFAGVLYAWFIRYVSPPPFTFFALSFQVVVLVVVGGAGSLWGPIVGAAFLTGIPELIELEAHDKVIAYGLVLLAVIVLLPKGIVPTVHGWWRAWMRSRTSRSDDTTATATTPEEMV; encoded by the coding sequence GTGACTGAGACCCGCACCCGCCCCGGCACTTCCGCACCGGCCAGGCCCCGCCCGGGCCTGCCGCGCCGGCTGCTGTTGCTCGTCCCGTGGATCCTGCTGGTGGTCGTCGGGGTCGGCCTGTCCACCGGCAACGCCTACCTGGTGACCGTCGGCATCGTGACCTCGATCTGGTCGATCCTGGCGCTGGGCCTGAACCTGCTGATGGGCTACACCGGGTTGATCAACCTGGGCCTCGGCGCCTTCTACGCGCTGGGTGCCTACGGTGCGGCGATCGCCACGATCCGCTGGGGCTGGCCGCCGTGGCTGGCGCTGATCGTCATGCCGATCGCCGGCGCTCTGCTCGGTGCGCTGCTCGGGCCCGCGCTGCTGCGGACCCGGGGCCTGCACTTCGCCGTCGCCACCCTGGGTCTGGGCATCATCGTCAGCGACGTGACCGAGAACTGGGTCGGCGTCACCGGTGGCCCGCTCGGTATCGCGGGCATCGAACGGCCGGCCGGCTTCTCGCTCGGCGGCTTCCGGTTCGACCCGACGCAGGACAGCCAGTTCCTGCTGATGATGGTGGTCCTGCTGGTGCTGGTCGCCCTCGGTGCCCTGGCCTTCCATCGCTCGTCGGTGGCCCGGGTGCTGATCGCCGCGCGCGACGACGAGATGCTCGCGGCCTCCCTGGGTTTCCGCGCGCTGGGCTACCGGGTGCTGGCCTTCGCCGCCAGTGCGGGGGTGGCCGCGTTCGCCGGTGTGCTGTACGCCTGGTTCATCCGGTACGTGTCGCCGCCGCCGTTCACCTTCTTCGCGCTGTCCTTCCAGGTCGTGGTGCTGGTCGTGGTCGGCGGTGCCGGATCGCTGTGGGGACCGATCGTCGGCGCTGCGTTCCTGACCGGCATCCCCGAGCTGATCGAACTCGAGGCGCACGACAAGGTCATCGCCTACGGCCTGGTCCTGCTGGCCGTCATCGTCCTGCTGCCGAAGGGCATCGTGCCGACCGTGCACGGCTGGTGGCGGGCCTGGATGCGCTCGCGAACATCCAGGAGCGATGACACCACAGCCACCGCAACAACTCCCGAGGAGATGGTCTGA
- a CDS encoding class I adenylate-forming enzyme family protein — MLVGDFIRLNALARGGDEALSTPDRAWSYAELNDDINRVAAGLLARGIGRGDRVAALARNRAEYILLYYATAKVGALLVPLNYWHRETEHRYTLGDSTPSLLFVANEFRPVVAAILDDTGLPTVAFPEPDDDAAWTEFLAPAPAGPGVPEPDAEVQESDPHMILYTSGTTGRPKGALLSHRRTADDAMAMVAALGIRPSDAFLNFFPPFHVGNWDHMKLYHLAGARMVLIPAFDAGDVLRTIEEKRITVLLAVPAMWHDLLGHSTFATTDRSSVRVLYYGAYDPSGLMMRVAEEFGAQEGRVLMYHTYGLTEAGPFVAICHPHELFDHFGSIGRAMPGVEIALLGPDLAPVPAGSAGEICIRGPHMTGYWNKPEESAAALAGGWLHTGDVAVADPDGYLRIVDRLKDTIRSGGHNVYSKEVENVLLLHESVEDCAVIGVPDDKYEEKVVAVVVLRAGFDGGDSQARALQDYVRREAAGYNVPKEIHFTERLPKSSVGKTLKHELRSTFGSVFPPSTGSDRAAAGAP, encoded by the coding sequence GTGCTGGTCGGGGACTTCATCAGGCTCAACGCGCTCGCCCGGGGTGGTGACGAGGCACTGTCCACCCCGGACCGCGCCTGGTCCTACGCCGAGCTCAACGACGACATCAACAGGGTGGCAGCGGGCCTGCTGGCCCGGGGGATCGGTCGGGGCGATCGCGTCGCCGCACTCGCCCGCAACCGGGCCGAGTACATCCTGCTGTACTACGCGACCGCGAAGGTCGGCGCGCTGCTGGTGCCGCTGAACTACTGGCACCGGGAGACGGAACACCGGTACACCCTGGGCGACTCGACACCCTCACTGCTGTTCGTGGCGAACGAGTTCCGCCCCGTGGTCGCCGCGATCCTGGACGACACCGGACTGCCGACCGTGGCGTTCCCGGAGCCGGACGACGACGCGGCCTGGACGGAGTTCCTCGCGCCGGCACCGGCCGGGCCGGGTGTGCCGGAGCCGGACGCCGAGGTGCAGGAGTCCGACCCGCACATGATCCTGTACACCTCCGGTACCACCGGCCGCCCGAAGGGCGCGCTGCTGTCCCACCGGCGCACCGCGGACGACGCGATGGCGATGGTGGCCGCGCTCGGGATCCGCCCGTCGGACGCCTTCCTCAACTTCTTCCCGCCGTTCCACGTCGGGAACTGGGACCACATGAAGCTCTACCACCTGGCCGGGGCCCGGATGGTGCTGATCCCGGCCTTCGACGCCGGCGACGTGCTGCGGACCATCGAGGAGAAGCGGATCACCGTGCTGCTGGCCGTGCCCGCGATGTGGCACGACCTGTTGGGGCACAGCACGTTCGCGACGACCGACAGGTCCTCTGTCCGGGTGCTCTACTACGGTGCCTACGACCCGAGCGGCCTGATGATGCGGGTGGCGGAGGAGTTCGGGGCGCAGGAGGGCCGGGTGCTGATGTACCACACGTACGGGCTGACCGAGGCCGGTCCGTTCGTCGCCATCTGCCACCCGCACGAGCTGTTCGACCATTTCGGGTCCATCGGCCGTGCCATGCCCGGTGTGGAGATCGCGCTGCTGGGGCCCGATCTGGCTCCGGTGCCGGCCGGGTCCGCGGGCGAGATCTGCATCCGGGGACCGCACATGACCGGCTACTGGAACAAGCCGGAGGAGTCCGCCGCGGCGCTGGCCGGCGGCTGGCTGCACACCGGCGACGTCGCGGTGGCCGACCCCGACGGGTACCTGCGGATCGTCGACCGGCTGAAGGACACGATCAGGTCCGGCGGGCACAACGTGTACTCGAAGGAGGTCGAGAACGTCCTGCTGCTGCACGAGTCCGTGGAGGACTGCGCGGTGATCGGCGTCCCCGACGACAAGTACGAGGAGAAGGTCGTCGCCGTGGTGGTGCTGCGCGCCGGGTTCGACGGCGGCGACTCGCAGGCCCGCGCACTGCAGGACTACGTCCGCCGGGAGGCGGCCGGGTACAACGTGCCGAAGGAGATCCACTTCACGGAGCGACTGCCGAAGAGCAGCGTCGGGAAGACCCTGAAGCACGAGCTGCGCAGCACCTTCGGGTCGGTCTTCCCACCGTCGACCGGATCCGACCGGGCCGCCGCCGGCGCACCGTGA
- a CDS encoding acyl-CoA carboxylase subunit beta, with protein MTDLEDVRRAHEAVLDAARPHAVARQHALGKLTARERISLLLDEGSEVEVGALVTPEDRPDGTILDAPGDGVVAATGLVDGRPVTVYATDFSVHGGSLGDVGMRKIQAMADISLRRGIPLIMLVDGGGHRIQEIDARPYAFGNDTGPFLRQARLSGWAPQVAAIMGPAFAGAALFASFADFVPMVHGTSSMGIAGPKLVRAGTGEDIGVQDLGGADVQTGYGAADLEVPDDASCIVAVKRFLSFLPSNSRSDVPVLPETDPADRRAPELRDVVPADRSLPYDVRDVIGPVVDHGQFLELGEAYAPNLVTGFARMAGHPVGVIGNQPSHMAGIIDAPAAEKAARFVELCNAFGLPLLSFIDVPGVLIGSVAEEQKLLRHAAKPLMALAHATVPVFTVTLRKAFGAGFIAMGGGRTNVDGALIWPTAVMAPMGIEGAVDVIFGREVAGAADPAARRAEMIDGFYARSTPLRAASGFGVDDVVDPADTRSILIRMLRVHSGRRQDLSPPKLHWISPT; from the coding sequence GTGACCGACCTGGAGGACGTCCGGCGCGCCCACGAGGCGGTGCTCGACGCGGCCCGCCCGCACGCCGTGGCCCGCCAGCACGCGCTGGGCAAACTGACCGCCCGCGAGCGGATCTCGCTGCTGCTGGACGAGGGCAGCGAGGTCGAGGTCGGTGCGTTGGTGACGCCGGAGGACCGGCCGGACGGCACCATCCTGGACGCACCGGGCGACGGCGTGGTGGCCGCCACCGGCTTGGTGGACGGCCGTCCGGTGACCGTCTACGCCACCGACTTCTCGGTGCACGGCGGCAGTCTCGGTGATGTCGGGATGCGCAAGATCCAGGCGATGGCCGACATCTCGCTGCGCCGCGGCATCCCGCTGATCATGCTGGTGGACGGCGGCGGGCACCGGATCCAGGAGATCGACGCCCGGCCGTACGCCTTCGGGAACGACACCGGGCCGTTCCTGCGGCAGGCCCGGCTGTCCGGGTGGGCCCCGCAGGTGGCGGCGATCATGGGCCCGGCCTTCGCCGGCGCCGCGCTGTTCGCCTCCTTCGCCGACTTCGTCCCGATGGTGCACGGCACCTCGTCGATGGGGATCGCCGGCCCGAAGCTGGTCCGGGCCGGCACCGGTGAGGACATCGGTGTGCAGGACCTCGGCGGCGCCGACGTGCAGACCGGCTACGGTGCTGCCGATCTCGAGGTGCCGGACGACGCATCGTGCATCGTCGCGGTCAAACGGTTCCTGAGCTTCCTGCCGTCGAACAGCCGCAGCGACGTGCCGGTGCTGCCGGAGACCGATCCCGCCGACCGCCGGGCCCCGGAGCTGCGCGACGTGGTGCCCGCCGACCGCAGCCTGCCCTACGACGTGCGGGACGTGATCGGCCCGGTGGTCGACCACGGGCAGTTCCTCGAGCTGGGGGAGGCGTACGCGCCGAACCTGGTGACCGGGTTCGCCCGTATGGCCGGTCATCCGGTCGGGGTGATCGGCAACCAGCCGTCGCACATGGCCGGGATCATCGACGCCCCGGCGGCGGAGAAGGCGGCCCGGTTCGTCGAACTGTGCAACGCCTTCGGCCTGCCGCTGCTGTCCTTCATCGACGTGCCCGGGGTGCTGATCGGATCGGTGGCCGAGGAGCAGAAGCTGCTGCGGCATGCGGCCAAACCGCTGATGGCCCTCGCACATGCCACGGTGCCGGTGTTCACCGTGACCCTGCGCAAGGCGTTCGGCGCCGGCTTCATCGCCATGGGCGGTGGCCGGACCAATGTCGACGGTGCGTTGATCTGGCCGACCGCGGTGATGGCGCCGATGGGGATCGAGGGAGCGGTCGACGTGATCTTCGGCCGGGAGGTGGCCGGCGCGGCCGACCCGGCCGCGCGGCGGGCGGAGATGATCGACGGCTTCTACGCCCGGTCCACGCCGCTGCGGGCGGCGTCCGGGTTCGGCGTCGACGACGTGGTGGATCCTGCCGACACCCGATCGATCCTCATCCGGATGCTCCGGGTGCACAGCGGGCGGCGGCAGGACCTGTCACCGCCGAAGCTGCACTGGATCAGTCCCACCTGA
- a CDS encoding ABC transporter ATP-binding protein: MGRFGAGVLGRRDTGVLPDGPAVLACTGLSRSFGGVHALRGVDLELDPGRTLAIIGPNGAGKSSLINVLTGLYAPSSGTVTLDGTDLRRTSMADRTRAGLMRTFQGNRIFGTLTVGACLAIGLEAPRARAGRHDVGSLAADFGLEALLDRPVKDLPYGIQKILNLAMVAASRPRVLLLDEPFAGVHADGVERLSAVIDDFRTAGVAVGVVEHNIAALMRIADDVVVLDSGRLIFRGTPTEAEVSPVVREAYLGASAARGGAA, from the coding sequence GTGGGGCGTTTCGGCGCGGGCGTGCTCGGACGCCGTGACACCGGCGTGCTGCCGGACGGCCCCGCGGTGCTGGCCTGCACCGGGCTGTCCCGGTCCTTCGGCGGTGTGCACGCGCTGCGTGGTGTCGATCTGGAACTGGATCCCGGCCGCACGCTGGCCATCATCGGGCCCAACGGTGCCGGGAAGTCCTCGCTGATCAACGTTCTCACCGGTCTGTACGCACCGAGCAGCGGCACCGTCACACTGGACGGCACCGACCTGCGGCGCACCTCCATGGCCGACCGCACGCGCGCCGGCCTGATGCGGACCTTCCAAGGCAACCGGATCTTCGGCACGCTGACCGTGGGCGCCTGCCTGGCGATCGGGCTGGAGGCACCGCGCGCCCGGGCCGGCCGTCACGACGTCGGTTCCCTGGCGGCGGATTTCGGGCTGGAGGCCCTGCTCGACCGGCCCGTCAAGGATCTCCCGTACGGCATCCAGAAGATCCTGAACCTGGCCATGGTGGCCGCGTCCCGGCCGCGGGTGCTGCTGCTCGACGAACCCTTCGCCGGGGTGCACGCCGACGGGGTGGAGCGGCTGTCCGCGGTCATCGACGACTTCCGGACGGCCGGCGTCGCGGTCGGGGTGGTCGAGCACAACATCGCCGCGCTGATGCGCATCGCCGACGACGTGGTGGTGCTGGATTCCGGCCGCCTCATCTTCCGGGGCACACCGACCGAGGCAGAGGTCAGCCCGGTGGTCCGCGAGGCTTACCTCGGTGCCTCGGCGGCACGGGGCGGTGCGGCGTGA
- a CDS encoding branched-chain amino acid ABC transporter permease: protein MQELMNGLIQGSVFALAAIGLSLIFGVVRVPHFAHGESVMLGGMVALTVVTSWGGALLVGIAVGVVAAIAFGCLIQVILYHPLRRRDETNLLICALAVVLIVPAISFKIWGDAPRIIPVDGDRVVEILGARATTMKLVIVGVTLLLTLALMWFVGRTRWGRAMKAMALNQYAARLMGIPTLRYSILAFAIGSALAGLGGALLGTIQPVQVDMGATLVLKSFIIIIFAGMGSIGGAWVGGVLLGLVEAFGGSFLSSAWIDTYSFVFLLAVLLVRPQGLFTLARARD from the coding sequence GTGCAGGAACTGATGAACGGACTGATCCAGGGATCGGTCTTCGCGCTGGCCGCGATCGGTCTGTCGCTGATCTTCGGCGTGGTGCGGGTACCGCACTTCGCCCACGGCGAGTCGGTGATGCTGGGCGGCATGGTGGCGCTGACGGTGGTCACCAGCTGGGGTGGTGCGCTGCTGGTCGGCATCGCGGTCGGTGTGGTCGCGGCCATCGCCTTCGGCTGCCTGATCCAGGTGATCCTCTACCACCCGCTGCGCCGCCGGGACGAGACCAACCTACTCATCTGCGCTCTCGCCGTGGTGCTGATCGTGCCGGCGATCTCCTTCAAGATCTGGGGCGATGCGCCGCGGATCATCCCGGTGGACGGCGACCGGGTGGTGGAGATCCTCGGCGCCCGGGCCACCACGATGAAGCTGGTCATCGTCGGGGTCACCCTGCTGCTGACCCTGGCGCTCATGTGGTTCGTCGGCCGGACCCGCTGGGGCCGGGCGATGAAGGCGATGGCGCTCAACCAGTACGCGGCCCGGCTGATGGGCATCCCGACCCTGCGCTACTCGATCCTGGCCTTCGCCATCGGCTCGGCACTGGCCGGCCTGGGCGGCGCGCTGCTGGGCACCATCCAGCCGGTGCAGGTCGACATGGGCGCGACCCTGGTGCTGAAGTCGTTCATCATCATCATCTTCGCCGGCATGGGGTCGATCGGCGGCGCCTGGGTCGGCGGCGTGCTGCTCGGCCTGGTCGAGGCGTTCGGCGGCAGCTTCCTGTCCTCGGCCTGGATCGACACCTACTCGTTCGTCTTCCTGCTGGCGGTGCTGCTGGTGCGGCCACAGGGACTGTTCACCCTGGCGAGGGCCCGTGACTGA
- a CDS encoding PQQ-dependent sugar dehydrogenase: MIRRLRSLTAAAALGTVLAGCSSAEPDAGPTGSSAPASSTATTAPPVTSSSSIRTFSPGTSSTVTSATDSPSTGSSPAPTDGATSSAPSTAGTDSAVTGQVTASGTPRDIATGLDTPWSVVFVADTPVVSERNTGRIVEIGTDGAAREIGVVQGIDQGGEGGLLGLAAEGRSLFVYSTGDDGNRIQRYDLTGDPGSFAMGDPTTVIDGLPSASTHNGGRIAIGPDGLLYAGTGDAGERESAQDVAYLGGKILRLNTDGTIPADNPFPGSPVYSLGHRNVQGLAWTADGTMWASEFGQDTWDELNRIEPGANYGWPVVEGIGGDAQYVDPVQQWNPDDASPSGMAAVGDTLFVANLKGERLRLVQAADPGAGTDLFTGEYGRLRGITAAPDGTLWFTTSNTDGRGDPRDGDDRILAVDLVPAG; encoded by the coding sequence GTGATCCGCCGCTTGCGCTCGCTGACCGCCGCCGCTGCCCTGGGCACTGTGCTCGCCGGGTGTTCGTCGGCGGAGCCGGATGCCGGGCCGACGGGCAGTTCTGCGCCGGCGAGCAGCACGGCGACGACGGCGCCCCCGGTGACCAGTTCCTCTTCGATCCGCACCTTTTCGCCCGGGACCTCCTCGACCGTGACCTCGGCGACCGACAGCCCGTCGACCGGCAGCTCACCGGCCCCGACCGACGGGGCGACGAGCAGTGCACCGTCGACGGCCGGGACGGACTCCGCAGTCACCGGGCAGGTGACCGCATCCGGTACCCCGCGGGACATCGCGACCGGGCTGGACACGCCGTGGTCGGTGGTGTTCGTGGCGGACACCCCGGTGGTGAGCGAGCGGAACACCGGACGGATCGTGGAGATCGGCACCGACGGCGCGGCCCGCGAGATCGGGGTGGTGCAGGGGATCGACCAGGGCGGCGAGGGCGGTCTGCTGGGCCTGGCCGCCGAGGGGCGCAGCCTGTTCGTGTACTCGACCGGCGACGACGGCAACCGCATCCAGCGGTACGACCTCACCGGCGACCCGGGCTCGTTCGCGATGGGGGATCCGACGACGGTCATCGACGGGCTGCCGTCGGCGTCCACGCACAACGGCGGCCGGATCGCGATCGGACCGGACGGACTGCTGTACGCGGGGACGGGCGACGCGGGGGAGCGCGAGTCCGCCCAGGACGTCGCGTATCTCGGCGGCAAGATCCTCCGGCTGAACACCGACGGCACGATCCCGGCCGACAACCCGTTCCCCGGCTCGCCGGTGTACTCGCTCGGCCACCGCAACGTGCAGGGCCTGGCATGGACCGCCGACGGGACGATGTGGGCGAGCGAGTTCGGCCAGGACACCTGGGACGAGCTGAACCGGATCGAACCGGGTGCCAACTACGGCTGGCCGGTGGTCGAGGGCATCGGCGGCGACGCGCAGTACGTCGATCCGGTGCAGCAGTGGAACCCGGACGACGCCAGCCCGAGCGGGATGGCCGCGGTCGGCGACACCTTGTTCGTGGCCAATCTCAAGGGCGAACGGCTGCGGTTGGTACAGGCGGCCGACCCCGGTGCCGGCACCGACCTGTTCACCGGGGAGTACGGCCGGCTGCGCGGCATCACCGCAGCACCCGACGGCACGCTGTGGTTCACCACCAGCAACACCGACGGTCGCGGTGACCCGCGGGACGGCGACGACCGCATCCTGGCGGTCGATCTGGTGCCGGCCGGCTGA
- a CDS encoding ABC transporter ATP-binding protein, which yields MSSLTVTGLVAGYGAAEVLHGIDLEVGDREAVAILGPNGAGKSTLMNVLSGIVRPRAGTWRLGDTDVTGLPPHRLVRAGIVHVPEGRQVFPQMTVKENLLLGAFARPDRGGSRLAAVLDLFPRLAERIGQDAQTLSGGEQQMLAIGRGLMAEPALLLLDEPTLGLAPILVDEVLARLRQICETFGVSVLVAEQNSYLAGGLCHRFYVLTDGSVTGVSADVVGDDAALMSMYTGSGADRKD from the coding sequence GTGAGCAGCCTGACGGTGACCGGCCTGGTGGCCGGGTACGGCGCCGCCGAGGTGCTGCACGGCATCGACCTGGAGGTCGGCGACCGGGAGGCGGTGGCGATCCTCGGGCCGAACGGGGCCGGGAAGTCGACGCTGATGAACGTGCTGTCCGGCATCGTGCGGCCAAGGGCCGGGACATGGCGGCTGGGCGACACCGATGTCACCGGGCTGCCACCGCACCGGCTGGTCCGGGCCGGCATCGTGCACGTGCCGGAGGGCCGGCAGGTGTTCCCGCAGATGACGGTGAAAGAGAACCTGCTGCTCGGCGCGTTCGCCCGGCCGGACCGCGGCGGCAGCCGGCTCGCCGCGGTGCTGGACCTGTTCCCCAGGCTGGCCGAGCGGATCGGACAGGATGCCCAGACGCTGTCCGGTGGCGAGCAGCAGATGCTGGCCATCGGGCGCGGGCTGATGGCCGAGCCGGCGTTGCTGCTGCTCGACGAACCGACCCTTGGGCTGGCCCCGATCCTGGTCGACGAGGTGCTCGCCCGGCTGCGGCAGATCTGCGAGACCTTCGGTGTGTCCGTGCTCGTCGCGGAGCAGAACTCCTACCTGGCCGGTGGTCTGTGCCACCGCTTCTACGTGTTGACCGATGGCTCGGTCACCGGTGTGTCCGCGGATGTGGTCGGCGACGACGCCGCCCTCATGTCGATGTACACCGGCTCCGGTGCCGACCGAAAGGACTGA
- a CDS encoding sugar phosphate isomerase/epimerase family protein, producing MARPITLFTGQWADLPFEKVAELAAGWGYDGLEIACWGDHLDVWKAAEDPAYLDSRREILDRYGLKVWTISNHLKGQAVCDDPIDARHAAILPAQVWGDGDPEGVRQRAAEEMKLTARAAAALGVDTVVGFTGSSIWKYVAMFPPASQEMVDAGYRDFADRWNPILDVFDEVGVRFAHEVHPSEIAYDYWTTVAALEAIGHREAFGLNWDPSHFVWQDLDPVGFMWDFRDRIYHVDCKDAKRQVGNGRNGRLGSHLPWADPRRGWDFVSTGHGDVPWEACFRMLNTIGYTGPISVEWEDAGMDRLIGAPEALEFVRRLAFDKPEAAFDSAFAAG from the coding sequence ATGGCACGACCGATCACCCTGTTCACCGGCCAGTGGGCCGACCTGCCCTTCGAGAAGGTGGCCGAACTGGCCGCCGGCTGGGGCTACGACGGCCTCGAGATCGCCTGCTGGGGAGATCATCTGGACGTCTGGAAGGCGGCCGAGGACCCGGCCTACCTGGACAGCCGCCGGGAGATACTGGACCGGTACGGGCTGAAGGTCTGGACGATCTCCAACCACCTCAAGGGCCAGGCCGTCTGCGACGACCCGATCGATGCCCGGCACGCGGCCATCCTGCCCGCGCAGGTCTGGGGCGACGGTGATCCGGAGGGAGTGCGGCAGCGGGCGGCGGAGGAGATGAAGCTGACGGCCCGGGCCGCCGCGGCGCTCGGCGTCGACACCGTCGTCGGGTTCACCGGTTCGTCGATCTGGAAGTACGTGGCGATGTTCCCGCCGGCCTCGCAGGAGATGGTGGATGCCGGCTACCGGGACTTCGCGGATCGGTGGAACCCGATCCTGGACGTCTTCGACGAGGTGGGGGTGCGGTTCGCGCACGAGGTGCACCCGAGCGAGATCGCCTACGACTACTGGACGACCGTGGCGGCCCTGGAGGCGATCGGTCACCGCGAGGCCTTCGGGCTCAACTGGGACCCGAGCCACTTCGTCTGGCAGGACCTGGATCCCGTCGGGTTCATGTGGGACTTCCGGGACCGGATCTACCACGTCGACTGCAAGGACGCGAAACGTCAGGTGGGCAACGGGCGGAACGGCCGGTTGGGCTCCCACCTGCCGTGGGCGGATCCGCGGCGGGGCTGGGACTTCGTGTCCACCGGTCACGGCGACGTGCCGTGGGAGGCCTGCTTCCGGATGCTCAACACCATCGGCTACACCGGTCCGATCAGCGTCGAGTGGGAGGACGCCGGGATGGACCGGCTCATCGGCGCGCCGGAGGCACTCGAGTTCGTCCGGCGGCTCGCGTTCGACAAGCCGGAGGCGGCCTTCGACAGCGCCTTCGCGGCGGGCTGA